A genomic window from Lotus japonicus ecotype B-129 chromosome 1, LjGifu_v1.2 includes:
- the LOC130715531 gene encoding probable manganese-transporting ATPase PDR2, with protein MSSFHVGGKVVDKVDLYKKKQWPWRLDLWPFAIIYAAWASTILPSLDFVDAMIVFGALVSLHILVFLFTSWSVDFKCFAHYSKVKSIHQADSCKITPAKFCGSKEVVPLHFRKISAGGSSTLDVEEIYFDFRKQCFVYSNDKGTFCKLSYPTKETFGYYLKSSGHGSEAKVLAATEKWGRNVFDYPQPTFQKLLKEHCMEPFFVFQVFCVGLWCLDEYWYYSLFTLFMLFMFESTMAKSRLKTLTELRRVRVDNQILTVHRCGKWVKLSGTDLLPGDVVSIGRSSGQNGEEKSVPADMLILAGSAIVNEAILTGESTPQWKIAIMGRGIEEKLSAKRDKTHVLFGGTKILQHTPDKTFPLKTPDGGCVAVVLRTGFETSQGKLMRTILFSTERVTANSWESGLFILFLVVFALIAAGYVLIKGLEDPTRSKYKLVLSCSLIITSVIPPELPMELSIAVNTSLIALARRGIFCTEPFRIPFAGKVDICCFDKTGTLTSDDMEFSGVVGLTETTDLESDMSRVPVRTVEILASCHALVFVENKLVGDPLEKAALKGIDWSYKSDEKAVPKKGNGNPVQIVQRYHFASHLKRMAVVVRIQEEFFAFVKGAPEIIQDRLIDIPPSYIETYKKYTRQGSRVLALAYKSLSDMTVSEARSLDRDLVESGLTFAGFVVFNCPIRSDSATVLSELKESSHDLVMITGDQALTACHVASQVHIISKPILILGRAGHGEGYNWVSPDETENIRYSEKEVESLSETHDLCVGGDCFEMLQQTEAHLLVIPHVKVFARVAPEQKELIMTTYKTVGRVTLMCGDGTNDVGALKQAHVGVALLNAIPPTPSGNSSSDSPGEEGSKSGKQKKSKPSPETSGKIISPIGEGTSKSTSHSSGNRHQAAVEMQKQKLKKMMDELNEEGDGRAPVVKLGDASMASPFTAKHASVAPTTDIIRQGRSTLVTTLQMFKILGLNCLATAYVLSVMYLDGVKLGDIQATISGVFTAAFFLFISNARPLPTLSAERPHPNIFCAYVLLSLLGQFSIHIFYLISSVKEAEKYMPDECIEPDADFHPNLVNTVSYTVNMMLQVATFAVNYMGHPFNQSIPENKPFLYALLAAVVFFTAIASDIFRDLNDWLKLVPLPAGLRNKLLTWAFLMFLACFSWERLLRWAFPGKIPAWKKRQRVAVSNLEKKKQL; from the exons ATGTCAAGTTTTCACGTCGGTGGCAAGGTGGTCGACAAGGTTGATCTCTACAAGAAGAAGCAATGGCCGTGGCGGTTAGACCTCTGGCCTTTCGCCATCATCTACGCCGCTTGGGCATCGACGATTCTTCCCAGCCTCGACTTCGTCGACGCCATGATTGTCTTCGGCGCGCTCGTTTCTCTTCACATCCTCGTTTTTCTCTTCACCAGTTGGTCCGTTGATTTCAAATGTTTCGCCCATTATAGCAAG GTTAAGAGTATTCACCAGGCTGATTCTTGCAAGATAACTCCGGCTAAGTTCTGTGGTTCTAAGGAAGTTGTGCCGCTCCATTTTCGGAAAATT TCTGCAGGTGGTTCATCAACATTGGATGTGGAAGAGATTTACTTTGATTTTAGAAAACAATGCTTTGTCTATTCAAATGACAAGGGGACTTTTTGCAAACTTTCTTACCCTACCAAGGAAACATTTGGATATTATCTCAAGAGTAGTGGCCATGGCTCTGAAGCTAAAGTTCTTGCGGCTACTGAGAAATGGGGGCGGAATGT ATTTGATTATCCCCAGCCAACATTTCAGAAATTATTGAAAGAGCACTGCATGGAGCCTTTTTTTGTATTTCAG GTTTTCTGTGTGGGCCTCTGGTGTTTGGATGAATATTGGTATTATAGTTTATTCACTCTATTTATGCTATTTATGTTTGAGTCAACCATGGCAAAAAGTCGGTTGAAGACTTTAACTGAGTTAAGACGTGTTAGAGTTGATAATCAGATCCTAACGGTACATCGCTGTGGCAA ATGGGTGAAACTCTCTGGTACCGACCTTTTGCCTGGGGATGTTGTCTCTATAGGTCGCTCTTCTGGTCAGAATGGTGAAGAGAAGTCTGTACCTGCAGACATGCTTATATTAGCTGGAAGTGCAATTGTAAATGAAGCTATTCTCACAGGCGAGTCTACTCCTCAATGGAAG ATTGCTATTATGGGTAGGGGGATTGAGGAGAAATTGTCAGCAAAGCGAGATAAAACCCATGTTTTATTTGGTGGAACTAAAATATTGCAGCACACTCCAGATAAG ACCTTTCCTCTAAAAACACCTGATGGTGGCTGCGTGGCTGTTGTCCTGAGAACGGGATTTGAAACAAGTCAAGGAAAGTTGATGCGAACAATCTTATTCTCTACAGAAAGG GTGACTGCTAATAGCTGGGAAAGTGGACTGTTCATTCTATTCTTGGTTGTATTTGCTCTAATTGCTGCTGGTTATGTGCTTATCAAG GGGCTAGAAGATCCCACAAGGAGCAAGTATAAACTTGTACTAAGTTGTTCACTTATTATTACTTCTGTGATACCACCTGAGTTACCAATGGAATTATCAATAGCTGTTAATACGTCACTTATTGCACTTGCTCGCCGTGGAATATTTTGCACTGAACCTTTTCGAATACCGTTTGCTGGGAAG GTTGATATATGCTGTTTTGACAAGACTGGGACACTTACATCGGATGACATG GAGTTTTCTGGAGTTGTTGGGTTGACAGAAACTACAGATTTGGAATCTGATATGAGTAGAGTGCCTGTGCGAACAGTAGAAATTCTGGCTTCTTGCCATGCATTGGTATTTGTTGAGAATAAGCTG GTTGGTGATCCTCTTGAGAAGGCTGCCCTTAAGGGAATTGATTGGAGTTATAAATCTGATGAGAAGGCTGTTCCCAAAAA GGGAAATGGCAATCCCGTCCAAATTGTTCAGCGGTACCATTTTGCATCTCACTTAAAACGAATGGCAGTTGTTGTTCGTATTCAGGAAGAATTTTTCGCCTTTGTGAAG GGTGCCCCAGAAATTATACAAGATAGGCTCATCGATATACCACCATCATATATTGAGACCTACAAAAAATACACACGTCAAGGGTCCCGTGTTCTTGCTCTGGCATACAAGTCTCTTTCTGACATGACA GTCAGTGAAGCTAGAAGCTTGGACAGGGACTTAGTGGAGAGTGGACTTACTTTTGCAGGTTTTGTG GTATTTAATTGTCCCATAAGATCTGATTCAGCCACTGTTTTGTCTGAATTGAAAGAATCTTCACATGACTTG GTGATGATTACTGGTGACCAAGCTTTGACAGCATGCCATGTTGCTAGTCAAGTTCATATTATATCAAAACCTATATTAATCCTTGGCCGAGCAGGTCATGGTGAAGGATATAACTGGGTGTCCCCTGATGAGACTGAGAACATCCGCTACAG TGAAAAAGAGGTTGAGTCTTTATCAGAGACTCATGATCTGTGTGTTGGAGGTGACTGCTTTGAGATGTTGCAACAGACAGAAGCTCATCTTCTAGTCATTCCTCATGTGAAG GTTTTTGCTAGAGTTGCTCCCGAGCAAAAGGAGCTTATCATGACCACTTACAAAACAGTTGGACGGGTAACTTTGATGTGTGGGGATGGAACCAATGATGTTGGAGCTCTGAAGCAG GCCCACGTAGGAGTTGCTCTTCTGAATGCAATTCCTCCAACTCCAAGTGGAAACTCCTCTTCAGATTCACCGGGAGAAGAAGGTTCAAAATCTGGCAAGCAAAAGAAATCTAAGCCTTCACCGGAAACATCTGGAAAGATTATTAGCCCAATTGGGGAAGGCACTTCAAAATCCACCAGCCATTCATCTGGTAACCGTCATCAGGCAGCTGTTGAGATGCAAAAACAGAAGCTTAAGAAGATGATGGATGAGCTTAATGAGGAAGGGGATGGCCGTGCACCTGTTGTCAAGCTTGGTGATGCCTCAATGGCATCTCCATTCACCGCAAAGCATGCATCTGTTGCTCCCACGACTGACATAATTCGTCAAGGTCGGAGTACCCTGGTGACAACCCTCCAGATGTTTAAAATTCTGGGCCTCAACTGCCTTGCTACTGCATACGTGTTGAGTGTTATGTATTTGGATGGTGTCAAGCTAGGTGATATACAAGCCACGATAAGCGGTGTCTTCACTGCTGCATTTTTCCTCTTTATATCAAACGCACGCCCTCTTCCTACTCTCTCAGCTGAACGCCCCCACCCCAACATCTTCTGTGCTTATGTTCTCCTTTCCCTCTTGGGACAATTTTCCATCCACATCTTTTATCTGATTTCATCTGTAAAAGAAGCTGAAAAATACATGCCAGATGAATGCATTGAACCTGATGCAGATTTTCATCCAAACCTGGTAAACACTGTTTCCTACACGGTGAACATGATGCTTCAGGTGGCCACATTTGCTGTGAACTATATGGGTCATCCCTTCAACCAAAGTATTCCTGAAAACAAACCGTTCTTGTACGCGCTTCTTGCTGCTGTTGTTTTCTTTACTGCGATTGCATCTGATATCTTCAGGGACTTAAATGACTGGTTGAAGTTGGTGCCATTACCAGCTGGTTTAAGGAATAAACTATTGACTTGGGCGTTTCTAATGTTTCTGGCATGCTTCTCATGGGAGAGACTATTGAGGTGGGCCTTCCCTGGTAAGATCCCAGCTTGGAAGAAACGACAACGGGTTGCTGTATCTAATTTAGAAAAGAAGAAACAGCTCTAA